Part of the Clostridia bacterium genome, TACGGGGGTGCGTCGGCAGCGGCACTGGCAGTCTTGACCGGGTTATGCCTCCTGCTGTACTACCGGCCCGGGCCCCTGGTGCTGCCCCTGGGTACCTTCGGTTTTGTATCCGGCGTTTTTTACTCCACCAAGCCTTTCCGCTGGGTAGAAAAGGGTATCGGAGAGCTGCTCATTGGCATTTGCTACGGCTGGCTTCCGGTAAACACGGGGTTTTATCTTCTTGCCGGGAAGCTAACCTTAACGCCAACCTTGGTCTCCATGCCCATCGCATTCAGCATAACTGCCGTAATCCTCATCAACGAATTCCCCGACCTGGAGGCCGACCGCCTGACCGCAAAGAAAAACCTGGTCGTCCGGCTGGGACCGGAAGCTGCCATCCGCCTCTACGCGGGAATACTCTTGCTTGCCGCCCTCACTCTGGCATACAACGTTCTGCTAACACCGTCCTGGACCCTGGCAGCCCTTTGTCTGGCCGTGGCCGCACTCGTAGCTATAAATCTTGTTTATATAACCAGAAAGCAATATATTGATCCCCGGATACTGGAGCAAATCTGCGGGACCACCCTGGCCGTAAATCTTCTGATCTCGACAACGTGCACGGCATACTATCTGTTCTCGTTTTAGACGGCACGTGTAGTCCGAGCAAATACGGCCGCTGCCGGGTTCATCAGCCGTCATGGGGAAACAAGAAACCCCAGCAGCTGGAATCTTCGAGTGAAGACAAGTACAAGGCGGGCGAGGAAATAATGAACCACGTACCACGGGTAAAACCCTATTATCTACCCCCTACATTATTGGCCAAGCAACTTTTTTCGGCCCTGTATTACGCTGGATGTACCTCCTGGAGGAAGCTTCCCCAGTGGCTACTCCGCTCTTTTAAGACCATTCCCGTAGCCGCAGGCGCAATCGGAATGGGGTGCATAGGATATCCTAATCACCCTGTTTGGGAAATGACCGCTGCCTGCAATTTGCGCTGCCGCCACTGCCACGCCCTCGGCGGGAAACCCGCCCCCGACGAGCTCACCACCGAACAGGCAAAAAAAATGATCCGGGAGCTGGCCCGGATGGATGAGTTCCGCATGCTCGTATTCACCGGCGGTGAGCCCTTGGTGCGCCCCGACCTCTTCGAACTGGCCGACTATGCCCACGAACTCGGCTTCCAAAACGTGATCGCTACTAACGGAACGCTGATCA contains:
- a CDS encoding prenyltransferase, with translation MASAAIALTWLKAMRPGFHTVGVAPFILGTVIAVHSGHPWNGPVFCLGLTTVILIMLATYLLGEYFDYEGDAINRSYNRFSGGSRAFQGAQGLSPRLALYGGASAAALAVLTGLCLLLYYRPGPLVLPLGTFGFVSGVFYSTKPFRWVEKGIGELLIGICYGWLPVNTGFYLLAGKLTLTPTLVSMPIAFSITAVILINEFPDLEADRLTAKKNLVVRLGPEAAIRLYAGILLLAALTLAYNVLLTPSWTLAALCLAVAALVAINLVYITRKQYIDPRILEQICGTTLAVNLLISTTCTAYYLFSF